The Topomyia yanbarensis strain Yona2022 chromosome 3, ASM3024719v1, whole genome shotgun sequence nucleotide sequence TCAGTTAGTCGGACGAGatagtttttgttttctttccgaATTAAAGCAACATGCTTTGTGATGCAGCAATATAAACTCGACACACCACAAGGAGCGCAACAAAAAAACTACCTGTTGGTAGATCGCATCTGCTCCACTCTCGGAAAAAAATGTGGGTTGCAACAACATTGTAATTAGCATGTAAAAGCTgcaaaattaattattaaacAATGTTTGTAGTTGAACCAGACCGTGCTGTTTGGAAGCATACGAAGAAGTGCGCTACCGCTGGTCCGCCTTGTGAATCTCGTTAAAATACACCGGTGAGTTGTGTCCTATCCATCGACTAACTGGGCTGCTCCTTGCATGAATTCATATCTGTAAGGGTGCTGTTGTTTAAAAAGGCCGATTTAACTTTCGTTTTCGGTAATTTTTCATACTATAATGTAATTCAAGTCCGCTAAAAATTCTTCACAGGAGAAGTGTAGCGATCGAAACATATCTAAGAACAATCAGGACTCACTGAGtactaaatatattttatttgcaTTATGCTGTATTTAAGAAAATGCAGAACAATTAAAAGTGGTTGAAAGTTAGATTGTCCATAAAACAGTAGCTAATCCGAGTCTATTTGCTTTCGAATCTCTAATGATTGCTACATTCTCCGCGACCCGGAAGTGAACGTTAACCTTAATAACCCTTAAACGCTTCAAACCTGCTCTGTTGAGTCTATCCGATTtacatttcaataaatgttgATGGCTACCAGCATTACAAGCAATGTTGTGAATCCTTTCAGTCAGTATATCACTTTTATGGGCAACATCGGTAGCATCAGAGGTCAACGTCGCCTGGCAGTCGGTgtcattaaaaaatcattttatggCTCCGTTATTTATGTGACACttttgagcaaaaaaaaatgtgagaAGGCGACAGTGGATTTAGGGCTTATTTATATTTCGATGTTACACTCACTCGAATCAGCAATAAAAAGTGTATAAATAATTTTCCCCTTGGCTGACGGTTGCTGCCGGTCCTAGCCGGTCAGTGTGGGAATTTTTAAACGCTCCCGCAGTAAAAGCAGCGCCCGGTGTGCGAGCGACTCTCCTCCACTTTGTCGACGGtgcattgaaatgaaaaaaaaaaggaTTCCCACTTAACCTATTCAGCTGCCCTCTCTATGGATTAACGCAACCGCACGGCCACCTGCCGCCATCGGCCGTAATCCACGAAGAATTGGGATCTTGTGTCCCTGCCATTTTTCCACATTACATCCCTTGTCCAACAGTTTTATGACTGACGGCGAAGAAGGTAGCGACCATTTTAAGTAATTTTCTGTCCATTTGGCGTTTTCATTTTGCGACAGCGACGGTTTTATCGCACTTTCATTTGCATCGCATGTCACGTAATTGCACATGATGACCCGACTGTCCGTGCGTCGGCCGGTCTCACTTTGGGACGAGGCCATCACCTGGAGCAGGCGCCATTCAAGACGACCAGACCAGTCAGACCAACCAAATTTGGCCCTGCCAATCAAGAAAGGATTTTGTAAATTGCCACGGAGTTGATGCGAGTTTTGTTTGCTTCGTTTGATCGTGGGGCATTTAAATGGCAGAACGACGGATAAATTTATGATGTCCATTAGTGCGGTGCGGTGCCTTCCATCGCTTCAAATTGAGCCCGAGAGACAAAACGTGTGTCGCCTTACCACAAGTGAGTATGAAGTTCTATTGTTAGTAATTGCATATCCTATTCGGGAAAACTTCATCATGATAATATGAGACTGGCTGTTGAAATTGAACTACCATAGGTATTATTTTATATGTTCACTATCACAGGAACATTTCTCTACCGTTTAATAGTAGCCAGTGTACCTTAGAACTAAAACGACAGTAGTGACATGTAGTAGTCGCAATCACTCACCTCTCTGTCTGATGAAGGCCGAATCCCAGCTCGTTGTTTTCGCCGGTCGCTCCGGATATAACGAAGATGCCGCTAAATATCCCCGTGGATCATCCATCAGGACATTGTAATCCTTCTGGTTGATGGTACCACTGGGTGCCGCCTGAAGATCTACATTGGATACACGCTCAACGCCTGTATCATCCTTTGCATCACCACACTTTACCACATCCGTATCTAATGGGAACTTGAACGCGGCCATAGTATCATCTACCCGAAGATTTCCCTGCCCGACAGACGGACCGGTCGATGCATTGAGCGACGATTGATTGCTGTAATTAGGAAACCTACTGCTGCTAATACCGACAGAATTGGAAGAATCAACTGCCGACTGAGTATTGTTGAATTCTTTAAACTTCATGTAGAAGTCGAATTCAGCATCTGAATGATGGTGGGATCGTTTTCTAGGGCCTTTCCCGAGCCTAGTCGAATTGAGCTGACTCCGGATGTACTGCTTCATAGCCTTGAGGGTAATGTTGTACAGATCCGGAGACGTATCGGCGTAGAACCGAATGAGGTCAATCGATGAAAACGGTTTACGTGAACCATTTTGACTTTGAATCTGTTGCTGGTGACTGCTTATCATTGGGATATCTGATACCGCCACCTGTTCACCGCCGCTGATCGTGGGAGCGATTTGCTGCTTGCGATGATGAAGCTGAGATTGTGCCGCTGGTGGCACCGCTAGGGGAGTCGCCGACGGGAGCAATACTAATGTCAGCAGCAGCATAAAGATCAGCCTGTACGTTCGGCTGGCCCCCGCGGCACCACTGGACACATTCTGGGGGGCCACTGCGGCTGTTGGGCTTCACCGAACCAGCGTCGGTGCCGTGGTCACTGCTTAGAAATGAACACAACTCACCCGCCTGTGGC carries:
- the LOC131688095 gene encoding uncharacterized protein LOC131688095, which gives rise to MLLLTLVLLPSATPLAVPPAAQSQLHHRKQQIAPTISGGEQVAVSDIPMISSHQQQIQSQNGSRKPFSSIDLIRFYADTSPDLYNITLKAMKQYIRSQLNSTRLGKGPRKRSHHHSDAEFDFYMKFKEFNNTQSAVDSSNSVGISSSRFPNYSNQSSLNASTGPSVGQGNLRVDDTMAAFKFPLDTDVVKCGDAKDDTGVERVSNVDLQAAPSGTINQKDYNVLMDDPRGYLAASSLYPERPAKTTSWDSAFIRQRACCVTGTPVTTIANVGTRRDVNRSKDTENLTCISSSHLRCAVAATKLMLLSLAPSCPWARRPLCIRKALWLPCVR